In Oncorhynchus clarkii lewisi isolate Uvic-CL-2024 chromosome 2, UVic_Ocla_1.0, whole genome shotgun sequence, one DNA window encodes the following:
- the LOC139380747 gene encoding lipolysis-stimulated lipoprotein receptor-like isoform X3 has product MFLTFVVTVLMATGSTMAISVQCPVKRYVVILFQPVTLTCNFQTSSTQPPVITWRYKSYCRDPIQAALNPSSADNILSQNNPNYNANIECADNLRTVRIVASKQGSAVTLGLEYQGRKVSILNNADLNLAQTAWGDSGVYVCSVVSSQDLTGNSEDYTELIVLDWLLVVLVVFGFLLLLLLIAICWCQCCPHTCCCYISCPCCPEKCCCPRALYEAGKAVKSGIPSHYAPTLYAPSMYPQPPYGGGMQQPGIPMLPLPQGMGGPPLHPNGYGREYDRASSVGQGSQVPLLHDQDSGAGDQTRSGYRIQVDPDGNATRAIYYMERQLANLDPTRSGDAGGKYNRLDGGMSEVSSLHDDPRGRGGGRSQAPPLATVYDQDEAMSTISSVSAHGQRGRDDYPRRGGGPSPHMGAQGRARSMDNLDDIARRDRYPRDPRDPHDDYPPQRRDGGGGSRDRRGSDDGFSSRGGYDRGRDFDDRRRREPSPDDRRRRGSPVSGLQGRRSRDDLMDIERDRERGGGRGGGRDAYDDSFLREAMEKKRLGEQQRARSRERLDSDSERSDRGRAPRGPPPLPMSPPSAYPVRRYDDNYPAPPPPPYISDDKSLTSCKKSNLRKNGAVSRESLVV; this is encoded by the exons ATGTTCCTGACTTTCGTCGTGACCGTCCTTATGGCAACAG GCTCCACTATGGCCATCTCTGTCCAGTGTCCTGTCAAGAGGTATGTGGTCATCCTGTTCCAGCCGGTCACGCTCACCTGCAACTTCCAGACGTCTTCCACGCAGCCGCCCGTCATCACCTGGAGGTACAAGTCCTACTGCAGGGACCCCATCCAGGCAGCCCTGAACCCCAGCAGTGCTGACAACATCCTGTCCCAGAACAACCCTAACTACAACGCCAACATTGAGTGTGCCGACAACTTGCGGACGGTGCGCATCGTGGCCTCCAAGCAGGGCAGTGCTGTTACTCTGGGCCTGGAGTACCAGGGGCGCAAAGTCAGCATCTTGAACA ACGCAGACCTGAACCTTGCCCAGACGGCGTGGGGAGACAGCGGCGTGTACGTGTGCTCTGTGGTGTCTTCTCAGGATCTGACAGGAAACAGCGAGGACTACACAGAGCTCATAGTGCTGG ACTGGTTGTTGGTGGTACTGGTAGTGTTTGGCttcctgctgctgttgctcctcatAGCGATCTGCTGGTGCCAGTGCTGCCCCCACACCTGCTGCTGCTACATCAGCTGCCCCTGCTGCCCTGAGAAATGCTGCTGCCCACGGGCAC TGTACGAAGCAGGCAAGGCGGTGAAGTCGGGCATCCCCAGCCACTACGCCCCCACGCTCTATGCTCCCAGCATGTACCCCCAGCCACCCTACGGAGGGGGCATGCAACAGCCCGGCATACCCATGCTGCCCCTGCCCCAGGGAATGGGCGGCCCCCCACTGCACCCCAACGGCTACGGACGGGAGTACGACAGAGCCAGCTCAG TTGGACAAGGCTCCCAGGTGCCTTTGCTGCATGACCAGGACAGTGGCGCAGGAGACCAAA CTCGGAGTGGCTACCGTATCCAGGTGGACCCAGATGGGAACGCAACGCGGGCCATCTACTACATGGAGAGACAGCTAGCCAACCTGGACCCCACACGGTCTGGTGATGCCGGTGGGAAGTACAACCGCT tGGATGGGGGGATGAGCGAGGTGAGCTCCCTACACGATGACCCCCGGGGCCGTGGCGGCGGCCGCTCCCAGGCCCCACCCCTCGCCACCGTGTACGACCAGGATGAGGCCATGAGCACCATCAGCAGCGTGTCTGCGCACGGCCAGCGGGGACGTGACGACTACCCGCGGCGAGGAGGTGGGCCCTCCCCCCACATGGGCGCCCAGGGACGCGCTCGCTCCATGGACAATCTGGATGACATCGCCCGCCGAGACCGCTACCCCAGAGACCCCCGGGATCCCCACGATGACTACCCTCCCCAACGCCGTGACGGAGGAGGAGGATCCAGAGATCGCAGAGG CTCGGATGATGGCTTTAGCAGCCGCGGAGGCTACGACCGCGGCCGTGACTTTGACGACCGCAGACGGCGCGAGCCCTCCCCTGACGACCGCCGCCGCAGAGGCAGCCCGGTCAGCGGTCTCCAGGGGAGACGTAGCCGTGACGACCTGATGGACATCGAACGTGATCGGGAGCGTGGTGGCGGCCGTGGCGGTGGGCGGGACGCCTACGATGATAGCTTTCTGCGGGAAGCCATGGAGAAGAAGCGTCTAGGCGAGCAGCAGAGGGCGAGGAGCCGCGAGCGCCTGGACAGCGACAGCGAGCGCTCGGACCGAGGCAGGGCCCCCCGCGGACCCCCTCCACTCCCCATGTCCCCGCCCTCCGCCTACCCCGTCCGTCGCTACGATGACAACTACCCAGCCCCTCCCCCGCCCCCCTACATTAGTGATGACAAGAGCTTGACGTCCTGCAAGAAGAGCAACCTGCGCAAG
- the LOC139380747 gene encoding lipolysis-stimulated lipoprotein receptor-like isoform X1 yields the protein MFLTFVVTVLMATGSTMAISVQCPVKRYVVILFQPVTLTCNFQTSSTQPPVITWRYKSYCRDPIQAALNPSSADNILSQNNPNYNANIECADNLRTVRIVASKQGSAVTLGLEYQGRKVSILNNADLNLAQTAWGDSGVYVCSVVSSQDLTGNSEDYTELIVLERKSNTTDLLPEIDLLVMEDWLLVVLVVFGFLLLLLLIAICWCQCCPHTCCCYISCPCCPEKCCCPRALYEAGKAVKSGIPSHYAPTLYAPSMYPQPPYGGGMQQPGIPMLPLPQGMGGPPLHPNGYGREYDRASSVGQGSQVPLLHDQDSGAGDQTRSGYRIQVDPDGNATRAIYYMERQLANLDPTRSGDAGGKYNRLDGGMSEVSSLHDDPRGRGGGRSQAPPLATVYDQDEAMSTISSVSAHGQRGRDDYPRRGGGPSPHMGAQGRARSMDNLDDIARRDRYPRDPRDPHDDYPPQRRDGGGGSRDRRGSDDGFSSRGGYDRGRDFDDRRRREPSPDDRRRRGSPVSGLQGRRSRDDLMDIERDRERGGGRGGGRDAYDDSFLREAMEKKRLGEQQRARSRERLDSDSERSDRGRAPRGPPPLPMSPPSAYPVRRYDDNYPAPPPPPYISDDKSLTSCKKSNLRKNGAVSRESLVV from the exons ATGTTCCTGACTTTCGTCGTGACCGTCCTTATGGCAACAG GCTCCACTATGGCCATCTCTGTCCAGTGTCCTGTCAAGAGGTATGTGGTCATCCTGTTCCAGCCGGTCACGCTCACCTGCAACTTCCAGACGTCTTCCACGCAGCCGCCCGTCATCACCTGGAGGTACAAGTCCTACTGCAGGGACCCCATCCAGGCAGCCCTGAACCCCAGCAGTGCTGACAACATCCTGTCCCAGAACAACCCTAACTACAACGCCAACATTGAGTGTGCCGACAACTTGCGGACGGTGCGCATCGTGGCCTCCAAGCAGGGCAGTGCTGTTACTCTGGGCCTGGAGTACCAGGGGCGCAAAGTCAGCATCTTGAACA ACGCAGACCTGAACCTTGCCCAGACGGCGTGGGGAGACAGCGGCGTGTACGTGTGCTCTGTGGTGTCTTCTCAGGATCTGACAGGAAACAGCGAGGACTACACAGAGCTCATAGTGCTGG AGAGAAAGTCAAATACCACTGATCTCCTGCCTGAGATTGACTTACTGGTTATGGAAG ACTGGTTGTTGGTGGTACTGGTAGTGTTTGGCttcctgctgctgttgctcctcatAGCGATCTGCTGGTGCCAGTGCTGCCCCCACACCTGCTGCTGCTACATCAGCTGCCCCTGCTGCCCTGAGAAATGCTGCTGCCCACGGGCAC TGTACGAAGCAGGCAAGGCGGTGAAGTCGGGCATCCCCAGCCACTACGCCCCCACGCTCTATGCTCCCAGCATGTACCCCCAGCCACCCTACGGAGGGGGCATGCAACAGCCCGGCATACCCATGCTGCCCCTGCCCCAGGGAATGGGCGGCCCCCCACTGCACCCCAACGGCTACGGACGGGAGTACGACAGAGCCAGCTCAG TTGGACAAGGCTCCCAGGTGCCTTTGCTGCATGACCAGGACAGTGGCGCAGGAGACCAAA CTCGGAGTGGCTACCGTATCCAGGTGGACCCAGATGGGAACGCAACGCGGGCCATCTACTACATGGAGAGACAGCTAGCCAACCTGGACCCCACACGGTCTGGTGATGCCGGTGGGAAGTACAACCGCT tGGATGGGGGGATGAGCGAGGTGAGCTCCCTACACGATGACCCCCGGGGCCGTGGCGGCGGCCGCTCCCAGGCCCCACCCCTCGCCACCGTGTACGACCAGGATGAGGCCATGAGCACCATCAGCAGCGTGTCTGCGCACGGCCAGCGGGGACGTGACGACTACCCGCGGCGAGGAGGTGGGCCCTCCCCCCACATGGGCGCCCAGGGACGCGCTCGCTCCATGGACAATCTGGATGACATCGCCCGCCGAGACCGCTACCCCAGAGACCCCCGGGATCCCCACGATGACTACCCTCCCCAACGCCGTGACGGAGGAGGAGGATCCAGAGATCGCAGAGG CTCGGATGATGGCTTTAGCAGCCGCGGAGGCTACGACCGCGGCCGTGACTTTGACGACCGCAGACGGCGCGAGCCCTCCCCTGACGACCGCCGCCGCAGAGGCAGCCCGGTCAGCGGTCTCCAGGGGAGACGTAGCCGTGACGACCTGATGGACATCGAACGTGATCGGGAGCGTGGTGGCGGCCGTGGCGGTGGGCGGGACGCCTACGATGATAGCTTTCTGCGGGAAGCCATGGAGAAGAAGCGTCTAGGCGAGCAGCAGAGGGCGAGGAGCCGCGAGCGCCTGGACAGCGACAGCGAGCGCTCGGACCGAGGCAGGGCCCCCCGCGGACCCCCTCCACTCCCCATGTCCCCGCCCTCCGCCTACCCCGTCCGTCGCTACGATGACAACTACCCAGCCCCTCCCCCGCCCCCCTACATTAGTGATGACAAGAGCTTGACGTCCTGCAAGAAGAGCAACCTGCGCAAG
- the LOC139380747 gene encoding lipolysis-stimulated lipoprotein receptor-like isoform X2 has translation MAISVQCPVKRYVVILFQPVTLTCNFQTSSTQPPVITWRYKSYCRDPIQAALNPSSADNILSQNNPNYNANIECADNLRTVRIVASKQGSAVTLGLEYQGRKVSILNNADLNLAQTAWGDSGVYVCSVVSSQDLTGNSEDYTELIVLERKSNTTDLLPEIDLLVMEDWLLVVLVVFGFLLLLLLIAICWCQCCPHTCCCYISCPCCPEKCCCPRALYEAGKAVKSGIPSHYAPTLYAPSMYPQPPYGGGMQQPGIPMLPLPQGMGGPPLHPNGYGREYDRASSVGQGSQVPLLHDQDSGAGDQTRSGYRIQVDPDGNATRAIYYMERQLANLDPTRSGDAGGKYNRLDGGMSEVSSLHDDPRGRGGGRSQAPPLATVYDQDEAMSTISSVSAHGQRGRDDYPRRGGGPSPHMGAQGRARSMDNLDDIARRDRYPRDPRDPHDDYPPQRRDGGGGSRDRRGSDDGFSSRGGYDRGRDFDDRRRREPSPDDRRRRGSPVSGLQGRRSRDDLMDIERDRERGGGRGGGRDAYDDSFLREAMEKKRLGEQQRARSRERLDSDSERSDRGRAPRGPPPLPMSPPSAYPVRRYDDNYPAPPPPPYISDDKSLTSCKKSNLRKNGAVSRESLVV, from the exons ATGGCCATCTCTGTCCAGTGTCCTGTCAAGAGGTATGTGGTCATCCTGTTCCAGCCGGTCACGCTCACCTGCAACTTCCAGACGTCTTCCACGCAGCCGCCCGTCATCACCTGGAGGTACAAGTCCTACTGCAGGGACCCCATCCAGGCAGCCCTGAACCCCAGCAGTGCTGACAACATCCTGTCCCAGAACAACCCTAACTACAACGCCAACATTGAGTGTGCCGACAACTTGCGGACGGTGCGCATCGTGGCCTCCAAGCAGGGCAGTGCTGTTACTCTGGGCCTGGAGTACCAGGGGCGCAAAGTCAGCATCTTGAACA ACGCAGACCTGAACCTTGCCCAGACGGCGTGGGGAGACAGCGGCGTGTACGTGTGCTCTGTGGTGTCTTCTCAGGATCTGACAGGAAACAGCGAGGACTACACAGAGCTCATAGTGCTGG AGAGAAAGTCAAATACCACTGATCTCCTGCCTGAGATTGACTTACTGGTTATGGAAG ACTGGTTGTTGGTGGTACTGGTAGTGTTTGGCttcctgctgctgttgctcctcatAGCGATCTGCTGGTGCCAGTGCTGCCCCCACACCTGCTGCTGCTACATCAGCTGCCCCTGCTGCCCTGAGAAATGCTGCTGCCCACGGGCAC TGTACGAAGCAGGCAAGGCGGTGAAGTCGGGCATCCCCAGCCACTACGCCCCCACGCTCTATGCTCCCAGCATGTACCCCCAGCCACCCTACGGAGGGGGCATGCAACAGCCCGGCATACCCATGCTGCCCCTGCCCCAGGGAATGGGCGGCCCCCCACTGCACCCCAACGGCTACGGACGGGAGTACGACAGAGCCAGCTCAG TTGGACAAGGCTCCCAGGTGCCTTTGCTGCATGACCAGGACAGTGGCGCAGGAGACCAAA CTCGGAGTGGCTACCGTATCCAGGTGGACCCAGATGGGAACGCAACGCGGGCCATCTACTACATGGAGAGACAGCTAGCCAACCTGGACCCCACACGGTCTGGTGATGCCGGTGGGAAGTACAACCGCT tGGATGGGGGGATGAGCGAGGTGAGCTCCCTACACGATGACCCCCGGGGCCGTGGCGGCGGCCGCTCCCAGGCCCCACCCCTCGCCACCGTGTACGACCAGGATGAGGCCATGAGCACCATCAGCAGCGTGTCTGCGCACGGCCAGCGGGGACGTGACGACTACCCGCGGCGAGGAGGTGGGCCCTCCCCCCACATGGGCGCCCAGGGACGCGCTCGCTCCATGGACAATCTGGATGACATCGCCCGCCGAGACCGCTACCCCAGAGACCCCCGGGATCCCCACGATGACTACCCTCCCCAACGCCGTGACGGAGGAGGAGGATCCAGAGATCGCAGAGG CTCGGATGATGGCTTTAGCAGCCGCGGAGGCTACGACCGCGGCCGTGACTTTGACGACCGCAGACGGCGCGAGCCCTCCCCTGACGACCGCCGCCGCAGAGGCAGCCCGGTCAGCGGTCTCCAGGGGAGACGTAGCCGTGACGACCTGATGGACATCGAACGTGATCGGGAGCGTGGTGGCGGCCGTGGCGGTGGGCGGGACGCCTACGATGATAGCTTTCTGCGGGAAGCCATGGAGAAGAAGCGTCTAGGCGAGCAGCAGAGGGCGAGGAGCCGCGAGCGCCTGGACAGCGACAGCGAGCGCTCGGACCGAGGCAGGGCCCCCCGCGGACCCCCTCCACTCCCCATGTCCCCGCCCTCCGCCTACCCCGTCCGTCGCTACGATGACAACTACCCAGCCCCTCCCCCGCCCCCCTACATTAGTGATGACAAGAGCTTGACGTCCTGCAAGAAGAGCAACCTGCGCAAG